GTCCATAGGATAGAATACAGCTAATAATAAGGCAATAGGAGAGGAATATGAGTCTTTTCACTTATGGAAAATAATGCTATTAACTAAGTTTGATTGAAATTTTCGATGAACGGTTTATGGAGTGGATTTCTGATAACGGAATCGTACCATCGCATTTTTCTGTTCTGTAGAAGTAATACGTACTTCGTGACGTGTTTCTCCATCCTGTACTATCATCAATGATGTATTGGGTGGGATGCGTCCCATATTTTCAGCCACCATAATTAACACATGCTCCGGATTCGACTCATCCATTTTTAATTGAATAGTTATTGGGGCAGCTGTCAGTAGCTTGTTGCTTAAAATGGGTTTGTTATCCAGATAAACAGATATGGTATCGCCATCTATTTCTCCATTGTCATACAGTTTAACTGTAATTTCTTCATTGGTAACCGTTAGCGTTTTGGTCAGTTCGTTTGTACGAGCCCGCGTTTGAACAGGAATAGTAACCTTGGGAGCATCAATTGTTTTGGGTGCCTCCGTTTTGGTAATTTCGGTCTTTGGTTGCTCAATCTCAGTAGTCTTGGGCTTGGTGACTGTTGTTTTTTGATCCGGGGTTTTAGCCGGGGTAGTTTTTTTGGCTACTGCTGGTGGATTTTTAGCAGGCGGTGTTTTAGTTGGGCTTGTTTTAGCCGGAGGCGTTTTACTTTTTGCTACTGGAGGATTGGTTGCAGGCGGTTTTGTAGCTGGGGGTGTTTTTACAACCGGATTGTCTCTTAAGAAAGGTTCAATATAAAAATCGGAAGTGGGTACTTTTCGCAAGAAAATACGGCCGCCGCCGCAGTTTCCGCCCTTTTTAATACCTTCAGCAGTACTGGTTTTTTCATAGGTACTAGTGTATTCTCCTTCAAGAAACTCTTCGTTTCCTGATTTTACATAGGTGAAATTACACTTCATGATGCAGGCAACAGAACCTGCAGACATGCGTACCTCTACCGTTTTTGTCTCCTGGATCAAGGCTTTTTGGGAGGAATTGGTAAAATAACCCGTTAAGGAAGCTTTCCCATAAAAGCGGGTATCTAAATATGAGTAAGAAACACCAGTAACGCGGTTTGTTTTGTTTTGAATGATTTGGAGTTCAAACTTGTATTGGTCAGAGAAATCAGTAATAAAATAGCCGCGCCAAATGCCAGTAATATTCTGAGCTTTGGCAGTACAAAAAAGGAACAGGAACGTAAATGCTAACAGGACTTGTCGGAATGATCGGTTCATGTCGGTGTGAAATTAAAATATTAACAATCCGAACTTTAATCTTACTCTAGCAAGAGTTTGTTAATTTTGCCACTCATTTTATGGATCAACAAATAAATATAACATTTCCTGATGGTGCTGTACGACAGTATGCATCTGGAATTACGGCTTTGGACATTGCTAAATCTATTTCAGAGGGTTTGGCCAGGAAAATATTAGCGGCTGATGTAGCCGGGGAAGTATGGGACCTTACCAGACCAATTACAAAAGACACGACGGTAAAGTTTCTGTCGTGGGATGACGCTGGCGGTAAGTCTACCTTCTGGCACTCTTCTGCGCATTTGATGGCAGAGGCTATTGAAAGCCTATTTCCTGGCGTTAAGTTTTGGGTAGGTCCACCAGTTGACAATGGTTTTTATTATGATGTTGACCTTGGCGGTCGTTCCATTTCGGAGGACGATCTGCGTAAGCTAGAAACCAAAATGGCTGAGCTGGCCAAGCAAAATAACCCCTACATCCGCAAGCCTATGCCAAAGGCGGAGGCTGTAAACTATTTTACTGAAAAGGGTGATGAGTACAAGTTAGACCTGCTTCAAGGCCTGACTGATGGCGAGATTACGTTTTACACACAGGGTGCTTTTACCGACCTATGTCGCGGGCCCCATATTCCGCATACAGGCTTTATTAAAGCTGTTAAACTGACCAATATTGCTGGTGCTTATTGGAAAGGCGATGAAAAGAACAAGCAGTTAACCCGTATTTATGGAGTAACCTTCCCAACTCAAAAGCAGCTGGATGAATACCTACAATTGCTTGAAGAGGCTAAGAAGCGTGACCACCGTAAGCTGGGTAAAGAGTTGAGCATCTACACCATGGATGATGATGTAGGCCAAGGATTGATCATGTGGTTGCCAAACGGAACGGTTATCATTGAGGAGCTGGAAAAGCTGGCTAAGGAAACTGAATCTGAAGGTGGATATAAAAGAGTAGTGACGCCCCACATTGCCAAAGAAAGCATGTACCTGACCAGCGGTCACTTGCCTTATTATGCAGATAGTATGTACCCCCCCATGGAAATGGAAGGGGAAAAGTATTATCTCAAATCCATGAACTGTCCACACCACCATAAGATATTTGCGGCTGAACCTAAGAGCTATCGCGATCTTCCTTACCGCATAGCTGAATATGGTACTGTGTACCGTTATGAGCAAAGCGGGGAGTTATTTGGTTTAATGCGGGTACGTTGCCTGCATATGAACGATGCCCATATTTATTGTACTAAAGAGCAGTTCTTTGACGAGTTTCGCGCTGTGAATGAAATGTACCAGAAGTACTTTAAGATCTTTGGTATTGAAAAATATGTGATGCGCCTTTCATTGCACTCACCTGAAAAGCTGGGGATTAAGTATGTGAATGAGCCGGAGCTTTGGAAAGAGACCGAAGCTATGGTAAGGAACGTATTGATTGAGTCTAATATTCCTTATGTAGAAGTACAGGATGAAGCTGCCTTCTACGGTCCAAAGATTGACGTTCAGATCTATAGCGTGATTGGAAGAGAGTTTACTTTGGCAACTAACCAAGTGGATTTCTCTCAAGGTCGTAGCTTTAAGCTGGAGTATACCTCTCAGGATAACCAGGCAGAAACGCCATTGATCATCCACCGTGCACCACTGGGTACGCACGAACGGTTCATTGGCTTCCTACTGGAGCATTATGCTGGTAAGTTCCCTACCTGGTTGGCGCCACAGCAGGTAAAAATCCTTCCGATCTCAGATAAATTCATGGATTATGCGAAAGAGGTTTTAAAGAAATTGAAAAAAGCAGATATTCGTGTAGAGATTGATGACCGTAACGAAAAGATCGGTAAAAAGATCCGCGATACGGAATTACTGAAGGTGCCTTACATGCTGGTAATTGGTGAAAAAGAAATGAATGAAGGAAAAGTAGCCATACGCAGACAGGGTAAGGGTGATTTAGGCGCGAAATTGGTAGATGAGTTTGTTGCTGAAATTGTGGAAGAAGTAAAAGAAAGAAAAGGTGAGTAAGCCTTGTATATCTGGCATCAGATTTATTATTTTACCAAAAACTTATTTTTACATAGAAACGCACAGGCTAAGCCAATAGTTTTGTGTCGTCAGATTTATAATTATTAACTTAAAAAACGTAAATGGCATTACCAAACAGAGGTGGAATTAACAAAGGTGGCTTTAAAGGAAGATTTGCTCCCCGTAAAGAAGCAGAACATCGTATCAATCATCACATCCGTGTCCCGCAGGTTCGATTAGTGGGTGACAACGTAACTGTTGGAATTTATTCTACTCAAGATGCTATGAAAATAGCCCAGGAGCAAGAACTGGATTTGGTTGAAATTTCCCCACAAGCAGACCCACCAGTTTGTAGGGTCATTGACTATAATAAGTTCCTGTACGACAAAAAGAAGAAGGAAAAGGAAATGAAGGCGAAGGCCAAAACAACGGAAATGAAAGAGATCCGTTTTACGCCTAACACCGATGACCATGACTTTGACTTCAAAGCAAAACACGCCGAAGCTTTCTTAAAAGAAGGCAATAAGGTGAAGGCCTATGTGCAGTTCAAGGGCCGTGCTATTCAATTTAAAGACAGAGGAGAGCTGTTGTTGTTGAAGTTTGCTGAGCGTCTTGCCGATTTCGGTTCATTGGAAAGCATGCCTAAACTGGAAGGTAAGCGTATGTTGGCCATCTTTACGCCAAAAACCACTAAGAAGAAAACTGAAAAAGCACAAGCTTAATTTTTTATTCTGAATATGAATCCGCAGCCATCAAGCTGCGGATTTTTTATTTTTGGCCAATGAATATTGACCAACTGCGTTCTATTTGCCTTACATTACCTGCTGTAAATGAGGGTGTTAAGTGGGATAATGACTTGGTTTTCTCTGTCGGTGATAAAATGTTTTGTGTAGCAAGTCTGGAACCTCCATTTAAATGCTCCTTTAAAGTGCCGGATGAGGAATTTGAAGAGTTAAGCACCCGGCAAGGCTTTCAGCCAGCCCCCTACATGGCCAGGGCTAAATGGGTACTGGTAACCCAGCCATCTGTATTGCATAAGAGTGATTGGGAGGCTTACATTAAACAAAGCTATGGGCTAGTAAAAGCCAAACTAACCAGGAAGCTAAGGGGGGAGTTGGGGATAGATTAGCTGATGATGGTTGACAGGTTAACAAGTTGATAAGTTGACAAGGAGGAGGTCAATGGTGAGTGATGAGTGGTGAATGGTGAGTAATGAGTGATGAGAGCCGCTGTAATGGACCTGTAGTGAATGGATATAGGAGGTAGAGTGAAGGAGTAGAGGAGGATATCCTCTGTAACTCCCCTATAACTCCTCTGTAACTCCCCTATAAGTGGGCAACAGATTAGGGGAATTGGGGTGGTAGTTTTGGATTGGGGAACGGAAGATTGGGAATTTAGCTATTGGGATTTGGTGTTTGAGAGTGAGACTAAGGGTAAGTATTAATAATACATTAACGGCATTGCTTGGTAAAGTAGCCCGAAGATGTTTTGTTCCTTTTTTAATATGGATGCTTTTTCTTACTTTTGCGCTCCCAAATCCAAGACTTTGGTGGCGGATGAGGGGATATTGCCTGAAGAGGCCCCAAAAGTTTCCTCCAGTGAGGAGCGCCTCAAGGGTGTAATTATTAATCGCATTTTGAAATGCCAAAGGTTAAAACGAACTCCAGTGCTAAAAAGCGTTTTAAAGTAACAGCAACTGGAAAGATCACTCACCAACGTTCTTTCAAGCGTCACATCCTGACTAAAAAATCTAAAAAGCGTAAACGTGCTTTAGCTAAAGACGGCGTTGTTTCACAATCTCACAAAGATTTTGTAATGCGTTTGTTAAGACTCAAGTAATCAAGATACAAGGCACAAGAATATAAAACCTTGTTGCTTCGTACCTAGACCTTGTTCTTTAAACTTTAATTAATCAACTTTAAACTTATTTAGATATGCCACGTTCCGTTAACGCTGTAGCTTCTAGAGCACGCAGAAAAAGAATATTAAAACAAGCCAAAGGCTTTTATGGCAAACGTAAAAACGTATATACCGTTGCCAAAAACGTTGTAGAAAAAGGTATGACTTACAGCTATGTAGGTCGTAAACTGAAGAAGAGAGAATACCGTCGTCTGTGGATTGCCCGTATTAATGCGGCTGTTCGTGAAGAAGGTTTGACTTATTCTCAATTCATCAACTTGCTGAATACAAAAGGCATCACGTTAGATCGTAAAGTGTTAGCTGACTTAGCGATGAATAACCCTGAGTCTTTCAAAGCTCTGGTTGGCCAGGTTAAGTAATTAACATGCTATAAACAGATTTTAAAACCGGGTGCAGTTTTTGCACCCGGTTTTGTTTTTTATAATGAGTAACATATACTTTTGTTTAAAATAACAATCTTGTTCACTGAACAATCCATTTACCGTTAGATGAACAATACATACCTTGGTCTCGTTGAGCAAACCTTCAACTTTCCCCAAGAAGGGCTCCTGGTTAAAGATAACTCTCTTCATTTCAATGGCCTTGACATCAAAGCACTCATTGACAAGTATGGAACCCCAATGAAGATTTCCTATTTGCCGAAAATAGGGATGCAGATCAATAAGGCTAAGCAGATGTTTGCCAACGCTATTAAAAAGCACAAGTACGAGGGCCAGTATAATTACTGCTATTGTACGAAGAGTTCTCACTTCTCTTTTGTGGTAGAGGAAGCTTTAAAGCATGGGATTCATTTGGAGACGTCTTATGCATATGATATTGAGATCATCAAAAAGCTTTACGAAAAGCGTAAGATCACAAAGGACATCTTTATTATTTGTAACGGTTATAAGCAAAAAGGATATACGCGCCGTATTGCACAATTGATCAATAGCGGCTTTAAAAATGTTATCCCCGTTCTTGATAATAAGGAGGAGTTGAATGCCTATAAAAGAGCTGTTAAAGGGCCATTCAAGCTTGGAATCAGAGTAGCAGCAGAGGAGGAGCCAACGTTTCCATTCTACACCTCTCGCTTAGGTATACGCGCAAAGGATATCCTGGAGTTTTATGTAGATAATATTGAAGGGTATGAGGATAAGTTCCAGTTGAAGATGCTTCATATTTTCCTGAACAAGGGTATCAAGGATGATATTTATTACTGGTCAGAGTTAAACAAGATCATTAACCTTTATTGCCAGTTAAAAAAGATCTGCCCTGAGCTGGATTCTTTGAACATTGGTGGTGGTTTTCCAATCAAGCACTCATTAGGCTTTGAATATGATTATCAATTCATGATCAATGAGATTGTTGGAAACATTAAAGCTGCTTGTAAAAAGGCAAAGGTGCCAATGCCGAACATCTTTACAGAGTTTGGTTCCTATACAGTAGGTGAGAGTATGGCTCATATCTATAGCGTTATAGGTCAGAAAACGCAAAACGACAGAGAAATCTGGTATATGATAGACTCTTCTTTCATAACCACTTTACCGGATACCTGGGGTATCGGAGAGCGCTTCCTGATGTTACCAATTAATAAGTGGGATCAGGAACCACAACGGGTAGTGCTAGGGGGTATTACCTGCGATAGCCATGATTATTATGATTCGGAAGAGCACATTAATGAAGTATTCTTGCCAAAGGCTAACGGTGAGGAGCCGTTGTATGTCGGATTTTTCCATACTGGTGCTTACCAGGATCAGATCAGTGGTTATGGTGGAATCAAGCACTGCTTAATTCCTTCTCCAAAGCACATTATCATTGAGCACGACAAAAATGGTAAGCTGGTGGATTGGGTATATGCGAAAGAGCAAACTGCTCAGAGCATGCTGAAGATTTTAGGTTATATTAAGTAGGCTTTACCGCTGATGTAATTTGATATTTAGGAATACTTCATGTTCTTATTTTTAAAGAAAAAGAACATGAAGTATTTTTTTGTCCTGATATTACTGGGAAGTCTAACTGCTAATGCTCAAAAAGAGGAAGAAAATGTAAAAACACCCATTCAGGCTCTCTTTGATGGTATGCGCAAAGCGGATACTGCATTAATGCGCTCTTCCTTTGCTCCAAATGCACAACTGCAAACCATTGCGAAAAATAAAGAAGGGCAAATGATAGTTAGATCTGAGAATATTGAAGAGTTCATTGTCTCCGTTGCAAAAGCTAAAGAAGGAGCGCTAGATGAACGAATAAAGTATGATGCTATAAAAATAGATGCCGATCTGGCGAGTGTTTGGACACCTTACCAATTTTATTATAATTCAGCCTTTAGTCATTGTGGTGTTAACTCCTTTCAATTAGTACGCTTGAATGGTCAATGGAAGATTCAATATATTATTGATACGCGCAGAAAGCAAGGCTGTGAAGGGCAGTAATGTTGTTTCAAATTGAATAGTCTGGTAAAGGAAATTCGAAAAATAAAATAGCGAAATCCGAAGATTAGTAATAATACAAAATTCCAAATCGCAAATTCCAAAAACCAAATGGCCTATTATCCTGCTAGCCGTTTCATAAGGTAGTAGGATAATAGGCCACAAATTGAAGCAAGTATCTTGCTATTGCTAACTTTTTAACCGGTATTTTTTGGTCACTTTAGGACTATTGAAATACCGGTTTAATTCTTCTTCAGTAAAGTTGTTTGTGAGTTCTACGGGTACATCGATCAGCTGAATTTGAATTTGTTTCAATTCTTCTTTCAGTTTGGTAACTTTCTTTATGATATCAGGATCCTTTGAGCCGAGTAATTGGTTGTCAAAAAGAACATACTCCAATCGTTTAATAGAAGTACGGATCAGGGAGGCCTGATTTTGATCTACGGCCTTATTGGGTACCGAAGCTTCTTTAATGGGCACTAAGGCTAGACCAACGCTTGGTAAAATTTTACCGTTTCGTTGATCGGTTTTACTTGCTGAAGTAGATAATACAGTACCTGTTAGCGATGTTGAGGCTGAAGTAAGATCAAAGCTAGTCCGGTAGTTTTTGGTTCTTTTTAAGCGCTTGTCCAATTGTAAGAATGTATACTTCAATTGCAGAACATACCGCTCTATATTTTTAGATGTCTGCTTGTGCTCTTCTATTGCCATTGGGTAGTCTAATGCATTGCGTACGATGATGCGCACATTTGCAGTATCTCTATTTTGGAATTTTGTACTGCCGATAAACTGAACTATGATCTCCCGTTGTTTGTTTGGGTCTGTTTCTCTGGCAAAATCATAGCCAGGTGTCCAGCTGAATTGATCTCCGCATTTCTGTACACTTGTATAGTTATTTATGGGATCACTAACGGATGTTATAATAGACTCGATAGGGAAGCTACCCGTTTCGCAAAAAACAGAGAATTTAACTGATTCACCTTCATCAATTAAGAAGCTACCATTGATGGCGGGTTTAACGCGTGAAGGGATGATCTCTGTACTATAGAATACAAGAGAAAAGCTGGTATCTATTTTTTCTGTTGGGTCATTTAAGTTTTGAACACCAACAATTATTTTGTAGTTGACATCGTATTTCAGCTTGCCAGATAGAAAGTAGGCTTTATCCGCTCTAAAAGATAAAATACCATTGTCTTTATTGATGCGTAGACCTACTGGCGCATTTTTAAGGTACCAGAAATAATTTGAGGGGTTTTTATTGATCTGCAGTTGATAATTCATTGATGAGTCAACATGCAACGTAAAGTAAGGATTTAGGTCAATGATACGCAATGCCGAATCGGGATGAAATACCGAATTATAGCTTGTATCCGTTTTTAAAGTCGTTACTGTGTCAGAATATTGACAAAAACTAACAAGGCTACCTAAGAT
This genomic interval from Flavisolibacter tropicus contains the following:
- the thrS gene encoding threonine--tRNA ligase, which gives rise to MDQQINITFPDGAVRQYASGITALDIAKSISEGLARKILAADVAGEVWDLTRPITKDTTVKFLSWDDAGGKSTFWHSSAHLMAEAIESLFPGVKFWVGPPVDNGFYYDVDLGGRSISEDDLRKLETKMAELAKQNNPYIRKPMPKAEAVNYFTEKGDEYKLDLLQGLTDGEITFYTQGAFTDLCRGPHIPHTGFIKAVKLTNIAGAYWKGDEKNKQLTRIYGVTFPTQKQLDEYLQLLEEAKKRDHRKLGKELSIYTMDDDVGQGLIMWLPNGTVIIEELEKLAKETESEGGYKRVVTPHIAKESMYLTSGHLPYYADSMYPPMEMEGEKYYLKSMNCPHHHKIFAAEPKSYRDLPYRIAEYGTVYRYEQSGELFGLMRVRCLHMNDAHIYCTKEQFFDEFRAVNEMYQKYFKIFGIEKYVMRLSLHSPEKLGIKYVNEPELWKETEAMVRNVLIESNIPYVEVQDEAAFYGPKIDVQIYSVIGREFTLATNQVDFSQGRSFKLEYTSQDNQAETPLIIHRAPLGTHERFIGFLLEHYAGKFPTWLAPQQVKILPISDKFMDYAKEVLKKLKKADIRVEIDDRNEKIGKKIRDTELLKVPYMLVIGEKEMNEGKVAIRRQGKGDLGAKLVDEFVAEIVEEVKERKGE
- the infC gene encoding translation initiation factor IF-3 yields the protein MALPNRGGINKGGFKGRFAPRKEAEHRINHHIRVPQVRLVGDNVTVGIYSTQDAMKIAQEQELDLVEISPQADPPVCRVIDYNKFLYDKKKKEKEMKAKAKTTEMKEIRFTPNTDDHDFDFKAKHAEAFLKEGNKVKAYVQFKGRAIQFKDRGELLLLKFAERLADFGSLESMPKLEGKRMLAIFTPKTTKKKTEKAQA
- a CDS encoding MmcQ/YjbR family DNA-binding protein, which gives rise to MNIDQLRSICLTLPAVNEGVKWDNDLVFSVGDKMFCVASLEPPFKCSFKVPDEEFEELSTRQGFQPAPYMARAKWVLVTQPSVLHKSDWEAYIKQSYGLVKAKLTRKLRGELGID
- the rpmI gene encoding 50S ribosomal protein L35 → MPKVKTNSSAKKRFKVTATGKITHQRSFKRHILTKKSKKRKRALAKDGVVSQSHKDFVMRLLRLK
- the rplT gene encoding 50S ribosomal protein L20; protein product: MPRSVNAVASRARRKRILKQAKGFYGKRKNVYTVAKNVVEKGMTYSYVGRKLKKREYRRLWIARINAAVREEGLTYSQFINLLNTKGITLDRKVLADLAMNNPESFKALVGQVK
- a CDS encoding arginine decarboxylase is translated as MNNTYLGLVEQTFNFPQEGLLVKDNSLHFNGLDIKALIDKYGTPMKISYLPKIGMQINKAKQMFANAIKKHKYEGQYNYCYCTKSSHFSFVVEEALKHGIHLETSYAYDIEIIKKLYEKRKITKDIFIICNGYKQKGYTRRIAQLINSGFKNVIPVLDNKEELNAYKRAVKGPFKLGIRVAAEEEPTFPFYTSRLGIRAKDILEFYVDNIEGYEDKFQLKMLHIFLNKGIKDDIYYWSELNKIINLYCQLKKICPELDSLNIGGGFPIKHSLGFEYDYQFMINEIVGNIKAACKKAKVPMPNIFTEFGSYTVGESMAHIYSVIGQKTQNDREIWYMIDSSFITTLPDTWGIGERFLMLPINKWDQEPQRVVLGGITCDSHDYYDSEEHINEVFLPKANGEEPLYVGFFHTGAYQDQISGYGGIKHCLIPSPKHIIIEHDKNGKLVDWVYAKEQTAQSMLKILGYIK
- a CDS encoding nuclear transport factor 2 family protein, whose product is MKYFFVLILLGSLTANAQKEEENVKTPIQALFDGMRKADTALMRSSFAPNAQLQTIAKNKEGQMIVRSENIEEFIVSVAKAKEGALDERIKYDAIKIDADLASVWTPYQFYYNSAFSHCGVNSFQLVRLNGQWKIQYIIDTRRKQGCEGQ